CCTTGGCGCAGCCGACCCGGCTCCAGACCTTCCGGCTCCTCGTGGAGCGGGAACCCGAGGGTGTTGCAGCCGGGGAGCTGGCCCGTCTGATCGGCGTACCCCAGAACACAATGTCCGCTCACCTTTCAATCCTGGCCACCGCCGGGCTCATTTCGGGAGAGCGCCAAAGCCGCTCCATCATTTACCGGGCTGATCTCGATCATTTTCGTCAAGTTACCCTCTACCTCCTTCAGGACTGCTGTGGCGGCAACGCCGAACTTTGCGCTCCGTTGATCAAGGAATTGACCCCGTGCTGCCCTCCCAAGGAGGCTTCCCACTTAACCTGAGTCAACCGTCGAGAACCAAGATGACAGATCAAATCTACAACGTGCTGTTCCTGTGCACGGGCAATTCCGCACGATCCATCATCGCCGAGGCTATCCTGAACAGGGTGGGCCGCGGCAAGTTCAAAGCCTACTCCGCCGGGTCGCATCCCAAAGGAGAGGTTCATCCATTTACGCTCCAGCTTCTGAAGGGCTTGAACTACGACACGAGCTTCGCCCGCTCGAAGAACTGGGACGAATTCGCTGCACCCGGCGCGCCGCGGATGGATTTCGTTTTCACTGTCTGCGACAGCGCGGCCGCTGAGGCCTGTCCTGTTTGGCCCGGTCAACCGATGACTGCCCATTGGGGTCTACCCGATCCGGCGGCGGCGGAGGGTACGGAAACTGAGCGGCACCTGGCGTTCGACGATGCCTATCGAATGCTCAAC
This genomic stretch from Pararhizobium capsulatum DSM 1112 harbors:
- a CDS encoding ArsR/SmtB family transcription factor — translated: MDETNTIAALAALAQPTRLQTFRLLVEREPEGVAAGELARLIGVPQNTMSAHLSILATAGLISGERQSRSIIYRADLDHFRQVTLYLLQDCCGGNAELCAPLIKELTPCCPPKEASHLT
- a CDS encoding arsenate reductase ArsC, whose product is MTDQIYNVLFLCTGNSARSIIAEAILNRVGRGKFKAYSAGSHPKGEVHPFTLQLLKGLNYDTSFARSKNWDEFAAPGAPRMDFVFTVCDSAAAEACPVWPGQPMTAHWGLPDPAAAEGTETERHLAFDDAYRMLNNRISIFVNLPMSSIDKLALQTHLHEIGRNPTKAG